A genomic window from Bacillota bacterium includes:
- a CDS encoding AbrB/MazE/SpoVT family DNA-binding domain-containing protein — protein sequence MLRARLTSKGQVTIPVAVRRKLNLQPGDELVFDLSPDGEVKVRALKRKRLTELYASLPAKRPYPGKTEVREEVATGLARQILGKGKER from the coding sequence ATGTTAAGAGCAAGGTTAACAAGTAAGGGGCAGGTGACGATACCCGTAGCCGTCCGCCGTAAGCTTAACTTACAACCGGGAGACGAGCTCGTGTTCGATCTCAGCCCGGACGGAGAGGTTAAGGTCAGGGCCCTGAAGCGCAAACGCTTAACCGAACTCTACGCTTCTCTGCCTGCTAAGAGACCCTACCCCGGCAAGACGGAAGTTCGCGAAGAGGTAGCCACCGGGCTGGCCCGGCAGATACTGGGTAAAGGGAAAGAAAGGTAA